In a genomic window of Littorina saxatilis isolate snail1 linkage group LG6, US_GU_Lsax_2.0, whole genome shotgun sequence:
- the LOC138968293 gene encoding UDP-glucose 6-dehydrogenase-like isoform X2, with protein sequence MSVKKICCIGAGYVGGPTCSVIAYKCPELQVTVVDVNPQRIAQWNSDELPIFEPSLDEVVKSCRGRNLFFSTDVDQAILEAELIFISVNTPTKNYGLGKGRAADLKFVESCARRIAEIAKSSKIVVEKSTVPVKAAESITNILKANVKPGIKYQVLSNPEFLAEGTAIGDLLNPDRVLIGGEQTSEGQEAVSALGWVYQHWVPREKIITMNTWSSELSKLAANAFLAQRISSINAMSAICEVTGADVSEVAHAIGTDSRIGNKFLKASIGFGGSCFQKDVLNLVYLCECLNLPEVAAYWQKVVDINDYQRRRFSNQIIQRLFNTVTSKTIAILGFAFKKDTGDTRESSAIYICQHLLEEGAHINIYDPKVKKEQILKDLSSRPEIFDSPDRLNELVTICPDAYTAAADSHALVICTEWDEFANLDYKKIYSHMLKPAFVFDGRLILDHNSLLDLGFHVEVIGKRLTRDISRVVRTPAAGST encoded by the exons ATGAGTGTGAAGAAGATTTGCTGCATCGGGGCGGGCTACGTGGGGGGACCGACATGTTCCGTCATCGCCTACAAGTGCCCAGAGCTCCAGGTGACCGTAGTGGACGTCAACCCGCAGAGGATCGCACAATGGAACTCGGACGAGCTGCCCATATTcgag CCCAGCCTGGACGAGGTTGTGAAGTCGTGCAGAGGGCGCAACCTGTTCTTCTCCACCGACGTTGACCAGGCCATCCTGGAGGCCGAGCTCATCTTCATCTCCGTCAACACCCCCACCAAGAACTATGGCCTGGGCAAG gGCCGTGCAGCAGATCTGAAATTTGTGGAGTCATGTGCTCGGCGCATTGCGGAGATCGCCAAGAGCTCCAAGATTGTGGTGGAGAAAAGCACAGTCCCGGTAAAAGCGGCTGAAAGCATcaccaacatcttgaaagccaACGTCAAGCCCGGCATCAAATATCAG GTTCTGTCCAATCCCGAGTTTCTGGCGGAAGGTACAGCCATCGGCGACCTCCTGAACCCAGACCGTGTTCTGATTGGCGGAGAACAGACATCGGAGGGCCAGGAAGCCGTCAGTGCGCTGGGTTGGGTCTATCAGCACTGGGTGCCAAGGGAGAAAATCATCACCATGAACACCTGGTCTTCAGAGTTGTCCAAACTG GCAGCCAATGCATTCCTGGCACAGCGTATCTCCAGCATCAATGCCATGTCAGCAATTTGCGAAGTGACGGGCGCTGACGTCTCAGAGGTGGCTCATGCCATCGGCACCGACTCCAGAATCGGCAACAAGTTCCTCAAAGCCAGCATTG GTTTTGGAGGGAGCTGTTTCCAGAAGGACGTTCTCAACCTTGTGTACCTGTGTGAATGTCTCAACTTGCCTGAAGTGGCCGCCTACTGGCAGAAG GTGGTCGACATCAACGACTACCAGCGACGACGCTTCAGCAATCAGATCATCCAGCGTCTGTTCAACACAGTCACCAGTAAAACCATCGCTATCCTCGGCTTTGCCTTCAAGAAGGACACCGGAGACACCAG AGAGTCGTCGGCTATTTACATCTGCCAGCATCTCTTGGAAGAGGGGGCCCATATCAACATCTATGATCCCAAAGTGAAAAAAGAACAGATTCTCAA AGACCTGTCATCTCGTCCTGAGATCTTTGACAGCCCAGACAGAC tGAATGAGCTGGTCACCATCTGCCCTGATGCCTACACAGCTGCTGCTGACAGCCACGCCCTAGTCATTTGCACTGAGTGGGATGAATTtgct AACTTGGACTACAAGAAGATCTACAGCCACATGCTCAAGCCCGCCTTCGTTTTTGACGGCCGGCTTATCCTGGACCACAATTCATTGCTCGACCTTGGCTTTCACGTGGAGGTCATCGGCAAGCGCCTGACGCGTGACATCAGCAGGGTCGTCCGAACACCAGCAGCGGGCTCCACATAG
- the LOC138968293 gene encoding UDP-glucose 6-dehydrogenase-like isoform X1, translating to MDSSEGYSFWGMSVKKICCIGAGYVGGPTCSVIAYKCPELQVTVVDVNPQRIAQWNSDELPIFEPSLDEVVKSCRGRNLFFSTDVDQAILEAELIFISVNTPTKNYGLGKGRAADLKFVESCARRIAEIAKSSKIVVEKSTVPVKAAESITNILKANVKPGIKYQVLSNPEFLAEGTAIGDLLNPDRVLIGGEQTSEGQEAVSALGWVYQHWVPREKIITMNTWSSELSKLAANAFLAQRISSINAMSAICEVTGADVSEVAHAIGTDSRIGNKFLKASIGFGGSCFQKDVLNLVYLCECLNLPEVAAYWQKVVDINDYQRRRFSNQIIQRLFNTVTSKTIAILGFAFKKDTGDTRESSAIYICQHLLEEGAHINIYDPKVKKEQILKDLSSRPEIFDSPDRLNELVTICPDAYTAAADSHALVICTEWDEFANLDYKKIYSHMLKPAFVFDGRLILDHNSLLDLGFHVEVIGKRLTRDISRVVRTPAAGST from the exons TTTTTGGGGGATGAGTGTGAAGAAGATTTGCTGCATCGGGGCGGGCTACGTGGGGGGACCGACATGTTCCGTCATCGCCTACAAGTGCCCAGAGCTCCAGGTGACCGTAGTGGACGTCAACCCGCAGAGGATCGCACAATGGAACTCGGACGAGCTGCCCATATTcgag CCCAGCCTGGACGAGGTTGTGAAGTCGTGCAGAGGGCGCAACCTGTTCTTCTCCACCGACGTTGACCAGGCCATCCTGGAGGCCGAGCTCATCTTCATCTCCGTCAACACCCCCACCAAGAACTATGGCCTGGGCAAG gGCCGTGCAGCAGATCTGAAATTTGTGGAGTCATGTGCTCGGCGCATTGCGGAGATCGCCAAGAGCTCCAAGATTGTGGTGGAGAAAAGCACAGTCCCGGTAAAAGCGGCTGAAAGCATcaccaacatcttgaaagccaACGTCAAGCCCGGCATCAAATATCAG GTTCTGTCCAATCCCGAGTTTCTGGCGGAAGGTACAGCCATCGGCGACCTCCTGAACCCAGACCGTGTTCTGATTGGCGGAGAACAGACATCGGAGGGCCAGGAAGCCGTCAGTGCGCTGGGTTGGGTCTATCAGCACTGGGTGCCAAGGGAGAAAATCATCACCATGAACACCTGGTCTTCAGAGTTGTCCAAACTG GCAGCCAATGCATTCCTGGCACAGCGTATCTCCAGCATCAATGCCATGTCAGCAATTTGCGAAGTGACGGGCGCTGACGTCTCAGAGGTGGCTCATGCCATCGGCACCGACTCCAGAATCGGCAACAAGTTCCTCAAAGCCAGCATTG GTTTTGGAGGGAGCTGTTTCCAGAAGGACGTTCTCAACCTTGTGTACCTGTGTGAATGTCTCAACTTGCCTGAAGTGGCCGCCTACTGGCAGAAG GTGGTCGACATCAACGACTACCAGCGACGACGCTTCAGCAATCAGATCATCCAGCGTCTGTTCAACACAGTCACCAGTAAAACCATCGCTATCCTCGGCTTTGCCTTCAAGAAGGACACCGGAGACACCAG AGAGTCGTCGGCTATTTACATCTGCCAGCATCTCTTGGAAGAGGGGGCCCATATCAACATCTATGATCCCAAAGTGAAAAAAGAACAGATTCTCAA AGACCTGTCATCTCGTCCTGAGATCTTTGACAGCCCAGACAGAC tGAATGAGCTGGTCACCATCTGCCCTGATGCCTACACAGCTGCTGCTGACAGCCACGCCCTAGTCATTTGCACTGAGTGGGATGAATTtgct AACTTGGACTACAAGAAGATCTACAGCCACATGCTCAAGCCCGCCTTCGTTTTTGACGGCCGGCTTATCCTGGACCACAATTCATTGCTCGACCTTGGCTTTCACGTGGAGGTCATCGGCAAGCGCCTGACGCGTGACATCAGCAGGGTCGTCCGAACACCAGCAGCGGGCTCCACATAG